The following proteins come from a genomic window of Candidatus Bathyarchaeia archaeon:
- a CDS encoding ATP-dependent Clp protease proteolytic subunit, which produces MPEGDPFSFLLWLLIITIFLWPQMKQRALQNARMALIRKMERETSSRIITLIHRQEQIGLFGIPFYRYINIEDSEQVLRAIKTTPPDTPITMILHTPGGLVLAASQIALALKGHPARTSVIVPHYAMSGGALIAMAADELRMDPHAVLGPIDPQLADPMGGALPAVSIIRAIEEKGKENVDDETLIKADIARKALRQMEELVFKLLKDKFGDEQARALAKKFVSGEWTHDYPLTVEELIELGIPVKTDVPQEVYELMELYPQAVQARPSVEFIPSPYRPPGRGQEKQSILL; this is translated from the coding sequence TTGCCGGAAGGCGATCCTTTTTCATTCCTGTTATGGTTGTTGATAATAACGATTTTTCTCTGGCCCCAAATGAAGCAGAGGGCGTTACAGAACGCAAGGATGGCGCTAATAAGGAAGATGGAAAGGGAAACGAGCTCTAGGATAATCACTTTGATACATCGCCAAGAACAAATAGGCCTCTTTGGCATCCCCTTCTATAGATATATAAACATTGAGGACTCGGAGCAGGTGCTTAGGGCCATAAAGACCACGCCCCCTGATACCCCGATCACTATGATCCTCCATACCCCGGGTGGCTTGGTGCTGGCGGCCTCCCAAATAGCCCTTGCGCTCAAGGGCCATCCAGCGAGGACATCGGTGATCGTGCCCCACTATGCCATGAGCGGTGGCGCTTTGATAGCCATGGCGGCCGATGAGCTCCGCATGGACCCCCATGCCGTCCTAGGGCCGATCGATCCCCAGCTCGCGGATCCGATGGGCGGCGCGTTGCCCGCCGTCTCAATAATACGGGCCATAGAGGAAAAGGGAAAGGAAAACGTGGATGATGAAACCTTGATAAAGGCGGACATCGCTAGGAAGGCCCTAAGACAAATGGAGGAGCTCGTATTTAAACTCCTTAAGGATAAATTCGGCGATGAACAAGCGAGGGCCCTTGCCAAGAAATTCGTTTCCGGAGAATGGACCCACGATTACCCACTTACTGTGGAGGAGCTAATTGAACTGGGGATCCCAGTAAAAACGGACGTCCCTCAAGAGGTGTACGAGCTTATGGAGCTCTATCCCCAAGCGGTCCAAGCGAGGCCGAGCGTCGAATTTATTCCAAGCCCGTATAGGCCCCCCGGGAGAGGTCAAGAGAAACAATCCATTCTGTTATGA
- a CDS encoding zinc-dependent alcohol dehydrogenase family protein has translation MRAQVLKAAVKSIEENPEPLELMDLPIPEPGSREILVKVHACGICRTDLDEIEGRLRPKLPIILGHQIVGRVEELGPDANRFGEGDRVGIAWIYSACGECHHCRRGNENLCHRFQGTGCDANGGYAEYVLVSEDFAYPIPERFSDSQAAPLLCAGVIGYRALKLTGMEDGETLALYGFGASNHIVLQIAKHMYPNSEVFVFTKRRGDAPSELAERMGADWVGATGDRPPRKYDRAIDTTPLGEVVKIALEHLEDGGRLVINNIRKETTIPEMDYANHLWGEKEIKSVKNISRRDVHEFLPLAAKIPIVPEITEFRLEEANEALLALKRGEYRGAGVLRMVD, from the coding sequence ATGAGAGCCCAAGTTTTGAAAGCGGCAGTCAAATCGATCGAAGAGAACCCGGAACCATTGGAGTTGATGGATTTGCCGATCCCCGAACCGGGATCGAGGGAGATATTGGTGAAGGTTCATGCCTGCGGGATTTGCCGCACCGATCTGGATGAAATCGAAGGGAGGCTTCGGCCCAAGTTGCCCATAATTTTGGGCCATCAGATCGTTGGGAGGGTGGAGGAATTGGGCCCGGATGCAAACAGGTTTGGGGAAGGCGATAGGGTTGGTATCGCATGGATCTATTCGGCTTGCGGGGAGTGCCATCATTGCAGAAGGGGGAACGAAAACCTGTGCCATCGATTCCAAGGCACCGGTTGCGATGCGAACGGGGGCTATGCCGAATACGTCCTAGTATCGGAGGATTTCGCATATCCGATCCCAGAAAGGTTTTCCGACTCCCAAGCGGCCCCGCTCCTATGCGCGGGGGTGATAGGATATAGGGCCTTGAAGCTGACCGGGATGGAGGATGGAGAGACGTTGGCCCTATACGGGTTCGGGGCATCGAACCACATCGTCCTGCAAATCGCCAAGCATATGTATCCAAACTCCGAAGTCTTCGTCTTCACCAAGAGGAGGGGGGATGCGCCCAGCGAATTGGCCGAGAGGATGGGCGCCGATTGGGTTGGGGCGACGGGGGATAGGCCCCCGAGGAAATACGATCGCGCCATCGATACTACCCCGCTCGGGGAGGTGGTGAAGATTGCCTTGGAGCATTTGGAGGACGGGGGAAGGTTGGTCATAAATAACATTCGGAAGGAAACCACCATTCCGGAGATGGATTACGCCAATCATCTTTGGGGCGAAAAGGAGATAAAGAGCGTGAAGAATATTTCCAGAAGGGACGTTCATGAATTTCTTCCCTTGGCAGCAAAAATACCCATCGTGCCTGAAATTACGGAGTTTAGGCTGGAAGAGGCGAACGAGGCATTGCTCGCATTGAAGCGAGGGGAGTATAGGGGGGCGGGGGTTCTGAGGATGGTAGATTAG
- the leuS gene encoding leucine--tRNA ligase — translation MSQQLDFERLERKWQSIWEERRLFEADPDPSKEKFYITVAYPYPNSPQHIGHGRTYTITDVYARYKRMRGYNVLFPMAFHYTGTPILAMAKRIEAGDEELLRIFTDIYGIPKERLSDFKDPLAMAKYFHEEIKDGMRRMGYSIDWRREFTTIDPQYGKFIEWQFKKLFDKGLISKGSHPVGWCPSCRNPVGQHDTQGDVEPEIIEFTVIKFESDGIVLPTATLRPETVFGVTNLWVNPDGAYVKAKVGREVWIVSEEASGKLEHLNFDVEVLERIPGRELIGLRARNPLTGGGALVLPASFVDTDNGTGLVMSVPAHAPFDYAALEEAKARAGELKEAYGIEPGEILSLAPIPLIECEGYSKVPAEDIVKRLGIKGQMDPNLKRATEILYSDEFHRGRTRPELGQYGGLPVKEAREKVKRDLLGSGRGDLICEIANKPVFCRCGAKCTVKILSDQWFIDYANQSWKELAKECLSGMAIIPEDLRREFEYTIDWLKERACARQSGLGTKLPWDRNWIIESLSDSVIYMAYYTIAKQIKEHGIDPSKLGEEIFDYIFLGRGDAEDISKRHGIERAALEGMRAEFSYFYPLDSRHSGRDLIPNHLTFFIFNHAAIFPRDKWPRQIVVNGSVLYEGKKMSKSLGNILPLKDAIRKYGADTLRLALLSTAELMQDVNFSEDLAESLRGRLTQLYRSSLEFLTLPPRGRMEHIDKWLLSRLQRVIESTTQSMEALKVRDALNHPLFLLEQDIQWYLKRCKALGIDPNGDVLREVVSTRLRLLAPYIPYICEELWERMGNAVPISISRWPEVDGSLIDPAAEAIEELVKGIYEDVKEILRVIGKIPKLICLYRAAEWKWRIREALRESGGERIDVPSLIAKAGAPRSGEAMAYAARALKEFSRAPEGARKGSQSDRSLESKALEEAASLLSNELRAEVKIWEEGCEGIYDPIGKAKQAQPLRPAIYME, via the coding sequence TTGAGCCAGCAACTGGATTTCGAGCGATTGGAGAGGAAGTGGCAATCAATTTGGGAGGAGAGGCGACTCTTCGAGGCAGATCCGGATCCGAGTAAGGAGAAGTTCTACATAACAGTCGCATATCCATATCCGAACTCGCCCCAGCATATAGGGCATGGTAGGACCTATACGATAACTGACGTCTACGCCAGGTATAAGCGGATGAGGGGCTATAACGTCCTCTTCCCCATGGCCTTCCATTACACCGGGACGCCGATATTGGCCATGGCCAAGAGGATCGAGGCGGGCGATGAGGAGCTGTTGAGGATCTTCACCGATATATACGGCATACCCAAGGAGAGGCTATCGGACTTCAAGGACCCACTGGCGATGGCGAAGTACTTCCACGAAGAGATAAAAGATGGCATGAGGAGGATGGGGTACTCAATAGATTGGCGAAGGGAGTTCACGACCATAGATCCCCAATATGGGAAGTTCATAGAGTGGCAGTTCAAGAAGCTCTTCGATAAGGGCCTCATAAGCAAGGGGAGCCACCCCGTGGGATGGTGCCCAAGCTGCCGGAACCCGGTTGGGCAACACGATACCCAAGGCGATGTCGAGCCCGAGATAATAGAGTTCACAGTTATAAAATTCGAATCCGATGGCATCGTCCTCCCGACGGCGACCTTGAGGCCGGAAACGGTCTTTGGCGTAACGAACCTCTGGGTCAATCCGGATGGGGCCTACGTCAAGGCCAAGGTCGGCCGGGAGGTTTGGATAGTTAGCGAGGAGGCATCGGGGAAGCTCGAGCACCTGAACTTCGATGTGGAGGTGCTCGAAAGGATCCCCGGGCGCGAATTGATCGGGCTTCGCGCGAGGAATCCATTGACCGGCGGGGGGGCATTGGTCCTGCCGGCGAGCTTCGTGGACACCGACAACGGGACCGGGCTGGTTATGTCGGTGCCGGCCCACGCGCCCTTCGATTATGCGGCGTTGGAGGAGGCCAAGGCGAGGGCCGGGGAGCTGAAGGAGGCATATGGGATCGAGCCGGGGGAGATACTATCGCTCGCCCCGATCCCGCTGATAGAATGCGAGGGATATTCCAAAGTGCCGGCCGAGGATATCGTTAAAAGGCTTGGGATAAAGGGCCAAATGGATCCCAACCTCAAGAGGGCCACCGAGATCCTTTACAGCGACGAGTTCCACCGCGGCAGGACGAGGCCTGAGCTCGGCCAATACGGCGGCCTCCCGGTCAAGGAAGCGAGGGAGAAGGTGAAGAGGGATCTGCTCGGATCTGGGAGGGGCGACCTGATCTGCGAGATAGCCAACAAGCCCGTCTTCTGCAGATGCGGGGCCAAGTGCACGGTCAAGATCTTGAGCGATCAATGGTTCATAGATTACGCGAACCAATCTTGGAAGGAGTTAGCCAAGGAGTGCCTCTCCGGGATGGCGATCATACCCGAGGACCTCCGCCGCGAGTTCGAATATACGATCGATTGGCTCAAGGAGAGGGCCTGCGCTAGGCAATCCGGGCTCGGCACCAAGCTGCCTTGGGATAGGAATTGGATAATAGAGAGCCTATCGGACTCCGTGATATATATGGCCTATTATACGATAGCGAAGCAGATAAAGGAGCATGGGATCGATCCATCCAAGCTGGGCGAGGAGATATTCGATTATATATTCTTGGGGAGGGGGGATGCTGAGGATATATCCAAAAGGCATGGGATCGAGCGAGCCGCCTTGGAGGGGATGAGGGCAGAATTTTCCTACTTCTACCCCTTGGATTCCAGGCACTCGGGCAGGGATCTGATCCCGAATCATTTGACGTTCTTCATATTCAATCACGCCGCGATATTCCCGCGCGACAAATGGCCGAGGCAAATAGTCGTCAATGGCAGCGTCCTATACGAGGGGAAGAAGATGTCTAAATCCCTCGGGAACATACTGCCGCTCAAGGATGCCATAAGGAAATATGGGGCGGATACCCTCAGGCTCGCCCTCCTATCCACTGCCGAATTGATGCAGGATGTGAACTTCAGCGAGGATCTGGCGGAGTCGCTGAGGGGGAGGCTGACCCAGCTCTATCGCTCCTCCCTCGAGTTCTTGACCCTGCCCCCAAGGGGCCGGATGGAGCATATCGACAAATGGCTCCTCAGCAGGCTGCAGCGCGTCATTGAGAGCACCACCCAATCCATGGAGGCGCTCAAGGTGAGGGATGCGCTGAACCATCCCCTCTTCCTCTTGGAGCAGGATATCCAATGGTACCTGAAGAGATGCAAGGCATTGGGCATTGATCCGAATGGCGATGTCCTGAGGGAGGTCGTATCAACGCGCCTCAGGCTACTCGCCCCATATATCCCGTATATTTGCGAGGAGCTTTGGGAGAGGATGGGCAACGCGGTTCCGATATCGATCTCGAGGTGGCCCGAGGTCGATGGATCGCTGATCGATCCGGCCGCGGAGGCGATCGAGGAACTCGTCAAGGGGATCTATGAGGACGTCAAGGAGATCCTAAGGGTGATCGGGAAGATCCCCAAGCTGATATGCCTCTATAGGGCGGCCGAGTGGAAATGGAGGATCCGCGAGGCGCTTCGGGAATCAGGAGGCGAAAGGATCGATGTCCCGTCCCTGATCGCCAAAGCCGGGGCGCCCCGGAGCGGCGAGGCGATGGCCTATGCGGCAAGGGCCCTGAAGGAGTTCTCTAGGGCACCGGAGGGGGCTCGCAAAGGATCCCAATCCGATCGATCACTCGAGTCTAAGGCCTTGGAGGAGGCGGCATCGTTGCTCTCCAACGAACTTAGGGCAGAGGTCAAGATTTGGGAGGAGGGGTGCGAGGGGATCTATGATCCGATCGGGAAGGCGAAACAAGCCCAACCCCTCAGGCCGGCGATATATATGGAATGA
- a CDS encoding radical SAM protein, producing MLVETIRVLRAAMGNRLSRSIIRLGMGFCKRSGKRRMENALAMASGESIHCCLSCRSYSLLIKSLLRLGGMAFGVDYGDLVNYIRDPIVRRGLSSVLMGIGKFGITRPQLLNAPFLVVWNFTNACNLKCKHCYQSARARSPDELGLEEKLRLIDELAEAGVVSIAFSGGEPLLSPDFFEAARRASERGMFVALATNGTLITREVAKRLKGSGVGYVEISLDSATPKAHDGFRGVEGAFERAIQAVAHCAEEGIFTCVATTVTKMNLQEVPRLIELSKELGAKRFMAFNFIPTGRGRDIVGMDLSPEEREGLLRALYEGSNKGIQVLSTAPQYARVCLEASHGLLISPTHFYIGHAEWDLGILAEFIGGCGAGRLYCAIQPNGDVTPCVFMPNLVVGNIRDRGFLEIWHGSDAMNRMRRRDLLSGNCGQCPYKFICGGCRARALAYFGDFMAPDPGCIRNEGYYLLLLRGAAPRAMSA from the coding sequence ATGCTTGTCGAAACAATTAGGGTATTGAGAGCCGCGATGGGCAATCGCCTCTCCCGCTCGATAATACGCTTGGGGATGGGCTTTTGCAAAAGATCCGGCAAGAGGAGGATGGAGAATGCCTTGGCGATGGCTTCGGGCGAATCGATCCATTGCTGCCTCTCCTGTAGATCATATTCCCTGTTGATAAAATCCTTGCTTAGGCTGGGCGGCATGGCCTTCGGGGTCGATTACGGCGACCTAGTTAACTACATAAGGGATCCGATCGTGAGGAGGGGCTTATCGAGCGTATTGATGGGCATAGGGAAGTTCGGGATAACGAGGCCCCAGCTCCTCAATGCGCCCTTCCTGGTCGTGTGGAATTTCACGAATGCTTGCAACCTTAAGTGCAAGCATTGTTATCAAAGCGCTCGGGCGAGGTCCCCGGACGAGCTGGGCCTCGAGGAGAAGCTACGCTTGATCGATGAGTTGGCCGAGGCCGGAGTCGTATCGATAGCCTTCTCCGGGGGGGAGCCCCTCCTGAGCCCAGATTTCTTCGAGGCCGCGAGGAGGGCGAGCGAGAGGGGAATGTTTGTCGCGTTGGCCACGAATGGCACATTGATCACAAGGGAGGTCGCGAAGAGGCTCAAGGGGTCTGGTGTGGGATATGTGGAGATAAGCCTCGATTCAGCGACACCGAAGGCTCACGATGGGTTCAGGGGGGTCGAGGGAGCGTTCGAGAGGGCCATTCAAGCCGTGGCCCATTGCGCGGAGGAGGGGATCTTCACATGCGTCGCAACAACCGTTACCAAGATGAACCTGCAGGAGGTCCCGAGGCTGATAGAGCTATCGAAGGAGCTCGGCGCTAAAAGGTTCATGGCTTTCAATTTCATACCGACCGGCAGGGGAAGGGATATCGTTGGGATGGATCTATCGCCGGAGGAGCGAGAGGGCCTCCTCCGGGCCCTTTATGAGGGGTCTAATAAGGGCATCCAAGTGCTCAGCACGGCCCCGCAATACGCAAGGGTCTGCTTGGAGGCTTCCCATGGCCTCCTAATTTCCCCGACGCACTTCTACATCGGACATGCGGAGTGGGACCTTGGGATCTTGGCGGAGTTCATAGGGGGGTGCGGTGCCGGGAGGCTCTATTGTGCCATCCAGCCGAATGGGGATGTAACGCCCTGCGTTTTCATGCCGAACCTCGTGGTTGGGAACATAAGGGATCGGGGCTTCTTGGAGATCTGGCATGGGAGCGATGCCATGAATAGGATGAGGAGGAGGGATCTGCTCTCCGGGAACTGCGGGCAATGCCCATACAAGTTCATATGCGGCGGCTGCAGGGCTAGGGCATTGGCCTACTTCGGGGATTTCATGGCCCCAGATCCGGGTTGCATAAGGAATGAGGGGTATTACCTATTGCTCTTAAGGGGGGCCGCCCCAAGGGCCATGAGCGCCTAG
- a CDS encoding ABC transporter substrate-binding protein: MKGKLALLLIAIALASSLAIMYWSFHGGAGEARPIRVGYLRGDIHHASYFISKARDSFSRAGLRVEGYEFSAGPEEMEAFRAGELDFGYVGCPPAITAISRGTDVRIIAMVNFEGSSLVVRKDLYEGGLTGIGGLRGKTIAMPLWGSIQSVMLVDLLLKYNITREMVSLQQMPPADMVTLMEAKRIDAFIAWEPFPSLAVYRGVGVKLMESSEIWPNHPCCVLIASRRVMEGDPELVRRFLKVHMETTRFLIDEPESAAKILSKEIRVPEEVILSSFKSIKYSTRPRVDEILKFADILHQLGLIKQKPSAAEIFDLRFYEDLTGERIPLPQRAGA; encoded by the coding sequence ATGAAGGGGAAGTTGGCGCTGCTTTTGATCGCCATCGCTTTGGCCTCCTCGCTCGCCATAATGTATTGGAGTTTTCACGGCGGGGCGGGCGAGGCGAGGCCCATAAGGGTCGGATATCTGAGGGGGGACATCCATCACGCCTCCTATTTCATATCCAAGGCGAGAGACTCCTTCTCCAGGGCCGGGTTGAGGGTTGAGGGCTATGAGTTCTCGGCGGGGCCGGAGGAGATGGAGGCGTTCAGAGCCGGGGAGCTGGACTTCGGCTACGTGGGCTGTCCACCCGCGATAACGGCGATCTCTAGAGGAACAGATGTCAGGATAATAGCCATGGTGAACTTCGAGGGATCCTCGTTGGTGGTCAGGAAGGACCTCTATGAGGGAGGCCTCACTGGCATCGGGGGTCTTCGGGGGAAGACGATCGCCATGCCCCTATGGGGCTCCATACAATCCGTTATGCTCGTAGATCTGCTGCTGAAATATAATATAACCAGGGAAATGGTTTCCCTGCAGCAGATGCCACCAGCCGATATGGTCACGTTGATGGAGGCAAAGCGAATAGATGCCTTCATCGCTTGGGAGCCCTTCCCATCCCTAGCGGTTTACAGGGGCGTGGGGGTTAAGCTGATGGAATCCTCGGAGATATGGCCGAACCATCCCTGCTGCGTCCTGATCGCCAGCCGAAGGGTGATGGAGGGGGATCCAGAGCTCGTCAGGAGGTTCTTGAAGGTCCACATGGAAACGACGAGGTTTCTGATCGATGAGCCGGAGAGCGCCGCCAAGATCCTATCCAAGGAGATAAGGGTGCCCGAGGAAGTGATCCTATCGTCCTTCAAGAGCATAAAATACTCTACTAGGCCTAGGGTCGATGAGATCCTAAAGTTCGCCGACATACTCCATCAACTGGGCCTGATAAAGCAGAAGCCAAGCGCCGCCGAAATATTCGACCTGAGGTTCTACGAAGATCTTACGGGGGAAAGGATCCCATTGCCCCAAAGGGCTGGCGCCTGA
- the thiL gene encoding thiamine-phosphate kinase, translating into MRVSEVGEIGTHERIQRALRRDPRELLGYGDDAIAMPLEGGGILIAHTDVLIGSRDVLEDMGPFDVGWKAAVMNLSDVISKGAAPMALLFSWGIPGDYELEVVAGIASGMDAAAKECGAFIGGGDTSEADDLILAGFCFGMAKRGRIIGRRGARPGDILASTGPFGLTAVAFKVALEGLGAPGRIRERAMRAVCRPALRFKEGMAIAELGSASAGMDCSDGLAKSIHWLSRMSGVGFELSRIPIPEEVMEFAGIHGLDPYELALYAGGEEYELLYCIKPELWGDTVSAVEGVGGRLEMLGRATEGGVILNLDGAIRPVEDRGWEHFKGWSQGIGKRNNHLAHSKEGR; encoded by the coding sequence TTGAGGGTTTCCGAGGTTGGGGAGATCGGGACGCATGAGAGGATCCAAAGGGCCCTTAGGAGGGATCCGAGGGAGCTCTTGGGATATGGGGACGATGCGATAGCCATGCCGCTTGAGGGCGGTGGCATCTTGATAGCCCATACGGACGTCCTGATAGGCTCGAGGGACGTCCTCGAGGACATGGGCCCATTCGATGTGGGCTGGAAGGCGGCCGTGATGAACCTCAGCGACGTGATCTCCAAAGGCGCCGCCCCGATGGCCCTGCTGTTCTCTTGGGGCATCCCGGGGGATTACGAGCTGGAGGTCGTAGCCGGGATAGCCTCGGGCATGGACGCGGCCGCAAAGGAATGCGGGGCTTTCATCGGCGGAGGCGATACGAGCGAGGCGGACGACCTGATCCTCGCGGGATTTTGCTTCGGGATGGCCAAGAGGGGAAGGATCATAGGCAGGAGGGGCGCTAGGCCCGGGGATATATTGGCCTCCACGGGACCATTCGGTTTGACCGCGGTGGCCTTCAAGGTGGCGCTCGAGGGCCTCGGGGCGCCGGGGAGAATCCGCGAAAGGGCCATGAGGGCCGTTTGCAGGCCCGCGCTTAGGTTCAAGGAGGGGATGGCGATAGCGGAGCTTGGATCCGCGAGCGCGGGGATGGATTGCAGCGATGGATTGGCCAAGTCGATCCATTGGCTATCGAGGATGAGCGGAGTTGGGTTCGAGCTATCTCGGATACCGATCCCTGAGGAGGTAATGGAGTTCGCTGGGATCCATGGGCTGGACCCTTACGAGCTAGCCCTCTATGCCGGCGGGGAGGAATACGAGTTGCTGTACTGCATAAAGCCCGAGCTCTGGGGCGATACCGTTTCAGCGGTGGAGGGAGTCGGCGGGAGGCTCGAGATGCTCGGGAGGGCTACCGAGGGCGGAGTTATCCTCAACCTCGATGGAGCCATCAGGCCCGTAGAGGATAGGGGATGGGAGCACTTCAAGGGCTGGAGCCAAGGGATCGGGAAGAGGAATAATCATTTGGCGCATTCCAAAGAAGGACGTTGA
- a CDS encoding ABC transporter permease, with protein MGRPRGGKSRVSWYVKPIPILVAISAWEALARSGAVSPHMLPPFSSIASYFIEEVMAGRMAIHLQYSLLRFGTGFLIAASVGIPLGILIGWHKSIRPLIEPFVELLRPIPPIAWIPLSLLWFGIGLASKAFVVFIGAVFPILLNTIFGVVNIERILLEAAMTLGATRESALIRKVVIPAALPSILTGLRIGLGVGWMCIVAAEMVAANFGLGYMIIEARWIHDLPLVMTYMLAISLVAYSLDFGFKAFEKRVLRWKA; from the coding sequence ATGGGTCGGCCTAGGGGCGGCAAATCGAGGGTTAGCTGGTACGTCAAGCCCATCCCGATCCTAGTCGCCATATCTGCTTGGGAGGCCTTGGCCCGGAGCGGGGCGGTATCGCCGCATATGCTCCCGCCCTTCTCCTCGATAGCCTCCTATTTCATCGAGGAGGTCATGGCGGGGAGGATGGCGATCCATCTCCAATACAGCCTCCTCAGGTTCGGAACGGGCTTTTTGATCGCCGCCTCCGTCGGGATCCCACTTGGCATATTGATCGGTTGGCACAAATCCATCAGGCCATTGATAGAGCCCTTCGTGGAATTGCTGAGGCCCATACCCCCCATAGCTTGGATACCACTCTCCCTCCTTTGGTTCGGGATAGGGCTCGCCTCGAAGGCCTTCGTGGTCTTCATAGGGGCCGTCTTCCCGATCCTCTTGAATACGATCTTCGGGGTCGTTAACATCGAAAGGATCCTCTTGGAGGCGGCCATGACCTTGGGGGCCACTCGGGAATCGGCGCTCATAAGGAAGGTCGTTATACCGGCCGCTTTGCCATCGATATTGACCGGCCTGAGGATCGGGCTCGGCGTGGGTTGGATGTGCATAGTGGCCGCGGAGATGGTGGCCGCCAACTTCGGGCTGGGCTATATGATAATAGAGGCGAGATGGATCCACGACCTCCCCTTGGTCATGACCTATATGTTGGCCATAAGCTTGGTGGCATATTCGTTGGATTTCGGTTTCAAGGCCTTCGAGAAACGCGTGCTGAGATGGAAGGCTTGA